A single genomic interval of Macadamia integrifolia cultivar HAES 741 chromosome 6, SCU_Mint_v3, whole genome shotgun sequence harbors:
- the LOC122081707 gene encoding FT-interacting protein 3-like, protein MAKLVVEVLDASDLMPKDGQGSASPFVEVEFDDQRHRTQTKAKDLNPSWNEKFVFNVSDPRDLPNKTIDIVVYNDRKGHRNFLGRVRISGVSVPNSESEAAIQRYPLDKRGLFSNIRGDIALKIYASYDNSYSVPPPPQANPSGDPPLQEFYTNNLGGGGGGGDDIKNNEKKKKKEERRSFHSIGTNTGGAPTSGPPPTSFSSGFGFNSQPMKEKPVETRTDYARAAQPGPQVNVMQMQVPKQNPEFNLVETSPPLEARLRYRGGYWGGYRGGNKTASTYDLVEQMHFLYVNVVKAKDLPSMDVTGSLDPYVEVKLGNYRGITKHLQKNQNPVWKQIFAFSKERLQAHSLEVVVKDKDVAKDDFVGRVTFDLSEIPLRVPPDSPLAPQWYKLEDKKGEKVKGEIMLAVWMGTQADEAFPEAWHSDAHSVHHENLSNTRSQVYFSPKLCYLRIHVIEAQDLVPSDKGRVPDTYVKIQLGNQARITKPAQIRSVNPVWNDEILLVASEPSDEFLIITVDDRIGPSKDEILGRLILPVSAATPRFDPHKLLPLPRWFNLDRPSPLEESIAVTEKKKEPKFSSKIQLRLCLDTGYHVLDESTHFSSDLQPSAKHLRKPSIGILELGILSARNLLPMKTKDGKITDAYCVAKYGNKWIRTRTLLDTLHPRWNEQYTWEVYDLCTVITIGVFDNSHINGSKDDAKDQRIGKVRIRLSTLETDRVYTHFYPLLVLHPSGLKKTGELHLAIRFTCTAWVNMVTQYSRPLLPKMHYLQPIPVRYIDVLRHQAMQIVATRLMRAEPPLRREAVEYMLDMDYHMWSLRRSKANFYRIMSLFSGILAVGKWFDDISHWKNPVTTILVHVLFLILVCYPELILPTVFLYLFVIGIWNYRFRPRHPPHMDARLSHAERAHPDELDEEFDTFPTSRPADIVRLRYDRLRSVAGRVQTVVGDLATQGERALSLLSWRDPRATAIFIFFALVWAIFLYITPFQVVGVLVGLYLLRHPRFRSKMPSVPFNFYKRLPAKTDMLL, encoded by the coding sequence ATGGCAAAGCTGGTTGTGGAGGTTCTTGATGCAAGTGACCTGATGCCCAAAGATGGGCAAGGTTCAGCAAGTCCATTCGTCGAAGTCGAATTCGATGATCAACGGCACCGGACACAGACTAAGGCGAAAGATCTCAACCCATCATGGAATGAGAAGTTTGTGTTCAATGTCTCTGATCCAAGAGACCTTCCAAACAAGACCATTGATATAGTAGTCTACAATGACCGGAAAGGCCACAGGAATTTCCTTGGCAGAGTCAGGATTTCTGGTGTCTCCGTTCCCAATTCTGAATCAGAAGCAGCAATCCAACGTTACCCACTTGATAAAAGAGGCCTCTTCTCCAACATACGCGGCGATATCGCTCTCAAAATCTATGCTTCTTATGATAACTCCTACTCtgttccaccaccaccacaagccAATCCTTCTGGAGATCCTCCCCTGCAAGAATTCTACACTAATAATCTCGGcggcggcggtggtggtggcGACGACATCAAGAAcaacgagaagaagaagaagaaggaggagagaagatcATTCCACTCAATTGGAACTAATACTGGTGGTGCTCCAACTTCTGGCCCTCCACCCACTTCATTTTCctctggttttgggtttaattcccaaccaatgaaagaaaaacCAGTGGAAACAAGGACTGATTATGCTCGTGCAGCTCAACCTGGTCCTCAGGTTAATGTAATGCAGATGCAGGTTCCAAAACAGAATCCTGAATTCAATTTAGTGGAGACTAGTCCACCACTTGAAGCTCGATTGCGTTACAGGGGCGGTTACTGGGGAGGTTACAGGGGCGGCAACAAAACTGCGAGCACCTACGATCTCGTCGAACAGATGCACTTCTTGTATGTTAATGTAGTGAAGGCCAAAGATCTTCCTTCAATGGATGTGACTGGAAGTCTTGATCCATATGTTGAAGTAAAGCTTGGGAACTACAGAGGCATTACAAAACACTTACAGAAGAATCAGAATCCAGTATGGAAGCAAATTTTTGCTTTTTCAAAGGAGAGGTTGCAGGCTCATTCTCTTGAGGTTGTGGTGAAGGATAAGGATGTGGCGAAGGATGATTTTGTCGGCCGAGTCACCTTTGATCTTTCGGAGATTCCGCTTAGAGTTCCGCCGGATAGTCCATTGGCTCCACAATGGTATAAATTGGAAGACAAGAAAGGTGAGAAGGTTAAAGGAGAGATCATGCTTGCAGTCTGGATGGGTACACAGGCTGACGAGGCATTTCCTGAAGCTTGGCACTCTGATGCTCACTCTGTACATCATGAGAACCTCTCTAATACTCGTTCACAGGTCTATTTCTCACCTAAGCTCTGTTATCTCCGTATTCATGTCATTGAAGCTCAGGACCTTGTACCTTCTGATAAAGGCCGGGTTCCTGATACTTATGTGAAGATACAATTAGGAAACCAAGCCAGAATCACTAAGCCTGCACAGATTAGATCTGTGAATCCTGTATGGAATGATGAGATACTGTTAGTAGCTTCAGAGCCATCGGACGAGTTCTTGATCATTACAGTTGATGACAGGATTGGACCCAGTAAGGATGAAATCTTAGGGAGGCTAATTCTTCCTGTTTCAGCTGCTACTCCGAGATTTGACCCCCATAAGCTGCTCCCTCTTCCTCGTTGGTTCAATCTTGATAGGCCTTCTCCTTTAGAAGAATCCATTGCTGTTactgagaagaagaaagaaccgAAATTTTCGAGCAAAATTCAACTTCGACTTTGTTTAGATACTGGTTATCATGTCCTTGATGAGTCTACACATTTCAGTAGTGATCTTCAGCCATCAGCAAAACACCTCAGGAAGCCAAGCATTGGAATTTTGGAACTGGGTATCTTGAGTGCCAGAAACCTCCTACCCATGAAAACAAAGGATGGTAAGATTACTGATGCATATTGTGTTGCTAAGTATGGGAACAAATGGATCAGAACTCGAACTCTTCTCGACACTCTGCATCCTCGATGGAATGAGCAGTACACTTGGGAGGTCTATGATCTATGTACAGTTATCACTATCGGTGTTTTCGACAACTCTCACATCAATGGAAGCAAAGATGATGCTAAGGATcaaagaattgggaaggtgAGAATTCGATTATCGACATTGGAAACTGATCGTGTATACACTCATTTCTATCCTCTGTTAGTTCTCCACCCCTCTGGTCTTAAAAAAACAGGGGAGCTTCACTTGGCAATTCGCTTCACTTGTACAGCATGGGTGAATATGGTGACCCAATATTCCAGGCCATTACTACCCAAGATGCATTACCTTCAACCTATTCCAGTCCGCTACATCGATGTTCTCCGCCACCAAGCAATGCAGATTGTGGCAACACGGCTTATGCGGGCTGAGCCACCACTTCGGAGGGAAGCTGTTGAGTACATGCTTGACATGGATTACCACATGTGGAGTCTTAGAAGAAGCAAGGCCAACTTCTATCGTATAATGTCACTTTTCTCTGGGATACTGGCAGTTGGTAAATGGTTTGATGATATCAGTCATTGGAAGAACCCAGTGACAACAATTCTGGTTCATGTCCTGTTTCTGATACTGGTCTGCTACCCAGAGCTGATTCTACCCACTGTATTCCTCTACTTGTTTGTGATTGGGATATGGAATTATCGATTCAGGCCGAGGCATCCACCCCATATGGATGCACGCTTATCACACGCCGAGCGGGCTCACCCAGATGAACTGGATGAGGAATTCGACACATTTCCAACTTCAAGGCCAGCGGATATAGTGAGGTTAAGGTATGATCGGTTGAGGAGTGTGGCAGGGAGGGTACAAACAGTGGTAGGGGACCTGGCAACACAGGGGGAGAGAGCTCTGAGCTTGCTAAGCTGGCGTGACCCAAGAGCCACTgcaatcttcatcttctttgcatTGGTTTGGGCAATTTTTCTTTACATTACTCCTTTTCAGGTGGTGGGAGTGCTTGTGGGGCTCTACCTGCTACGGCACCCAAGGTTTAGAAGCAAGATGCCCTCTGTACCTTTCAATTTCTATAAGAGGTTGCCTGCCAAGACAGACATGCTTCTCTGA